One segment of Saprospiraceae bacterium DNA contains the following:
- a CDS encoding gliding motility-associated C-terminal domain-containing protein, with product MTKPIILFLFTALAAPAFSQPCPQPIILTAAATNAICNGDPSGSATASATGGTGTITFSWQRCGGGPVTNGATVTDLYAGCYRVTATDANGCTAVDSVVVGEPLPFAFNSSQTPVSCKGYSDGSATIEVSGGTSPYQYIWDNGDTTPTADSLNAGFHFVTITDGAGCLVATLVIVLEPLLFSLDSTTSTNTSCAGAANGSATVFAKGGTMPYSYEWSDAQGQITQTAVNLTAGTYTVTVTDLKGCSFTASVTVGSSPTLTLGFINVANETCAGACNGSATAQVMGGAPPYDYYWDDPSLPDGFATVNNLCPGTYLLEVRDILGCAVIDKVTISGATPIEVFIDSVPPSCAGIQDGSIFANAVGGQLPYLIQWSNNVTGSNIANLACGEYRMTLTDGVGCVFSDTIQLPCPEAIVVDSIVPQSVNCFGNNNGQVRVYARGGTGALGYQWNDPSQQVGPVAVNLSPGNYTVLITDGNGCVVTASAQVTQPAPLSATINKTDVACFGGSDGIATAIPAGGTEPYQYAWNWGPTTQTISSLPIGNYIVTVVDANGCTTTANTSVTQPATPLEIIASQTRTACFGENNGEAVAAALGGNGAPFSYLWSNGLTGAFVTGLHPGLINVTATDNRGCTAIASVAIQQFSKIEVGIAFVQPTCHGRSDGQAAVNLVVGGAGMGDTAKYNYQWNIPGTPNALFVDGLLGGQNYSVTATDSAGCSGSTSFFMPQPPPIVAQIAQKNITCFGLSDGLAQVMGVEGATQPVVYTWSNNTTGPIIQNLLPGTYFLTILDAKGCTDVDTVIITQPDLLRVDFAVQTLVCPDDSNAVIAANVAGGTPEYTLTWNNGANTSQIGNLGPGLYVLDVVDKNGCTVVDSVTIERPGALEIRTEKTEPKCFGGKDGRLRVVLTGGQGPFRYSLNNGPFSGSSIFLGLAAGDYIVRVQDGNGCITSLAEVLGQPMQIEVSAGTDTTVTLGDSLVLSADVFNAVGFVDYEWRSFLVENFVCVDSPDCSMILVRPYQPNTYVVKVTDENGCKGEAQVTVSVEKPRGVYVPTGFTPNGDLNNDLLVVYGKSLQIRSVLTFNVYNRWGELVYQDKDFAVNDDARGWDGSFRGKPCDPGIYVWYVEVEYQDGYVEAKKGDVVLIR from the coding sequence TTGGCAGCGATGTGGCGGAGGCCCCGTCACCAACGGCGCGACGGTGACAGACCTCTACGCGGGTTGTTATCGAGTGACGGCGACGGATGCCAATGGCTGCACGGCGGTGGATAGCGTGGTAGTGGGCGAGCCGCTGCCTTTCGCTTTCAATTCGTCACAGACTCCGGTGAGCTGCAAGGGCTATTCGGATGGCTCGGCCACGATTGAGGTATCGGGGGGCACCTCGCCCTATCAGTATATCTGGGACAACGGCGACACCACTCCCACTGCCGATAGCTTGAATGCGGGATTTCATTTTGTCACTATCACGGATGGTGCGGGCTGTTTGGTCGCCACGCTTGTCATCGTGCTGGAGCCTTTATTGTTCTCATTGGATAGCACGACCTCGACCAATACCTCTTGTGCCGGGGCTGCCAACGGTTCGGCCACTGTGTTCGCAAAAGGCGGCACCATGCCCTACTCTTACGAATGGAGCGACGCACAAGGTCAGATTACGCAAACAGCGGTGAACCTTACCGCAGGCACTTACACGGTCACGGTAACTGACCTAAAAGGTTGTTCGTTCACTGCCTCTGTGACGGTAGGCTCTTCTCCTACCTTAACACTTGGCTTCATAAATGTCGCGAATGAAACTTGTGCGGGCGCTTGCAATGGCTCGGCAACCGCCCAAGTGATGGGCGGCGCGCCGCCCTACGATTATTATTGGGACGACCCTTCCTTGCCCGATGGTTTTGCTACGGTGAACAATCTATGTCCCGGCACATATCTACTGGAAGTTCGGGACATACTTGGTTGCGCGGTGATTGACAAAGTGACGATTAGTGGGGCTACTCCGATTGAGGTTTTTATTGACAGCGTGCCTCCTTCATGCGCGGGCATTCAAGATGGCTCCATCTTCGCCAATGCGGTGGGAGGGCAGCTGCCCTATTTGATTCAGTGGAGCAACAATGTGACGGGCAGTAACATCGCAAATCTTGCTTGCGGTGAGTATCGCATGACTCTGACAGATGGCGTGGGTTGTGTTTTCAGCGATACGATACAGCTGCCATGCCCAGAGGCGATTGTGGTGGATAGCATTGTGCCGCAGTCCGTCAATTGTTTTGGCAACAACAACGGGCAAGTCAGGGTGTATGCGCGAGGCGGCACGGGGGCGCTTGGCTATCAATGGAACGACCCAAGCCAACAAGTAGGCCCTGTGGCAGTGAACCTGTCTCCCGGCAATTACACCGTCCTCATCACGGATGGTAACGGGTGTGTCGTCACGGCATCTGCTCAAGTTACGCAGCCCGCACCGTTGAGCGCCACCATCAACAAGACAGACGTGGCCTGTTTTGGGGGCAGCGACGGCATCGCTACGGCCATTCCAGCAGGCGGCACAGAGCCGTATCAGTACGCATGGAATTGGGGGCCGACCACTCAGACCATCAGCAGCCTGCCAATTGGCAACTACATCGTCACCGTCGTTGACGCAAATGGCTGCACCACTACGGCCAATACATCCGTGACGCAGCCAGCCACTCCTTTGGAGATTATCGCATCACAGACCCGGACAGCCTGTTTTGGGGAAAACAACGGAGAGGCGGTCGCTGCGGCTTTGGGTGGCAACGGGGCACCCTTCTCGTATTTGTGGAGCAATGGGCTAACGGGCGCTTTTGTCACTGGGCTTCATCCCGGGCTTATCAATGTGACAGCCACCGACAATCGGGGCTGTACCGCCATAGCCAGCGTGGCGATTCAGCAATTTTCAAAAATAGAAGTCGGCATCGCGTTCGTGCAACCGACCTGTCATGGGCGCTCCGACGGTCAGGCGGCTGTCAATTTGGTGGTGGGAGGGGCTGGCATGGGCGATACCGCAAAATACAACTATCAATGGAACATCCCCGGCACGCCCAACGCGCTGTTTGTGGATGGGCTGTTGGGTGGGCAGAACTATTCCGTCACGGCCACAGACTCTGCGGGTTGCTCGGGCAGTACCTCCTTCTTTATGCCTCAGCCACCTCCCATCGTGGCGCAAATTGCCCAAAAAAACATTACCTGTTTCGGCCTCTCCGACGGATTGGCCCAAGTGATGGGAGTGGAGGGAGCCACACAGCCTGTCGTATATACTTGGAGCAACAACACGACAGGCCCCATCATCCAGAATTTGTTGCCCGGCACTTACTTTCTCACCATTCTGGATGCCAAAGGGTGTACGGATGTTGACACCGTAATCATCACGCAACCCGACCTTTTGCGCGTTGATTTCGCGGTGCAAACGTTGGTGTGCCCAGATGATAGCAACGCCGTCATTGCCGCCAACGTGGCAGGTGGGACACCAGAATACACCCTGACTTGGAACAATGGAGCCAATACTTCCCAAATCGGCAACCTTGGCCCGGGGCTGTATGTGCTTGATGTGGTGGACAAAAATGGTTGCACGGTCGTTGATTCTGTCACCATCGAGCGGCCCGGCGCATTGGAAATTCGAACAGAAAAAACAGAGCCTAAATGTTTTGGGGGAAAAGACGGTCGCTTGCGGGTGGTTTTGACGGGAGGGCAAGGCCCATTCCGCTACAGCCTGAACAATGGGCCTTTTAGTGGAAGCAGCATCTTTTTGGGCTTGGCAGCGGGCGACTATATCGTGCGGGTGCAGGATGGGAATGGGTGCATTACCTCGCTCGCGGAAGTGCTCGGCCAGCCGATGCAGATAGAGGTGTCGGCAGGGACGGATACAACTGTCACGCTTGGCGACAGTCTCGTGCTAAGCGCGGATGTATTTAATGCCGTAGGGTTCGTGGACTACGAGTGGCGAAGTTTTTTGGTGGAAAATTTTGTGTGCGTTGACTCGCCGGATTGTAGCATGATTCTGGTGCGGCCCTATCAGCCAAACACCTATGTCGTGAAAGTCACGGATGAAAACGGATGCAAAGGCGAGGCCCAAGTCACGGTCAGCGTGGAAAAGCCGCGCGGCGTGTATGTGCCAACGGGTTTCACCCCCAATGGCGACCTTAACAACGACTTGCTCGTGGTGTATGGCAAAAGCTTGCAAATCCGCAGTGTGCTGACCTTCAATGTCTATAATCGTTGGGGCGAGTTGGTCTATCAAGACAAAGACTTCGCGGTCAACGATGATGCGCGCGGTTGGGACGGTTCATTTCGAGGCAAGCCCTGCGACCCCGGCATTTATGTCTGGTATGTAGAAGTGGAGTACCAAGATGGATATGTGGAAGCCAAGAAGGGGGACGTGGTGTTGATACGGTGA